CTCTGATTTAGGCGCAGAACTCGCTGATTTTTTCTCAAGCGTTTCCAGCGGTAAACCCTGGGCAGCTAGCACCGGAACCAGCAGTTGGTATAGCTCCCCAAAACCGGCAATCACTTTGGCATCAAAAATCTTAAAAACAATTAGTTTAGCTTTAATATCTATATCTAGTGATTGACAAGCAACACCCAGAGCGGAGGCTATTTTTGCAGGCCCCATTGGTAATTCTTTTGCAGCAAGCAACGGGCCGCTAACAACCTGTTGCCAGGCGGTACATAAAATCCAGACTTCGTGGAGAAAACGGCGCTCCGCTTTATTTGCCATGCCTTCAAGTGCAATCAGCTCTTCAAGTGCTTCTGACTCCAATAATTTAAGTTTGGCTTGACCTCGCTCCAACGACGACGCCACATGGTTATTCGACACCATGGCGACAAACGCTGTGATAAACGCCTCGGAAAAACCCTTTTCAATGCTCTCACGATTAACTCTAATCTCACGCATAGCATCAAAATAAAGGTGCTGTTCGCGAGCATTACTCGCTTCGTCAGCCAGCTCGAACAAGCGGTCATCAACTTCATCAAGGAATACCGTCATACGACCTTGTAAAAAACCACAAGCCTTATCACGTATTGCCGCCAACGCATCGGGCAATGGAACGGCAGCAACAGTCGACTCTCGTCGAGCGTTTAATTTCACTACCTTGGAAGTGGGGTCAGTCATAAAAAGCTATTCTTTTAAATGAAATTACAAGAGTAAAACCTATGGTTATCAACACCTTCACCCATAAGTCGTCGCAAACTATAGAAAGTGCCGACTGCGGTATAGTTATACGTTAAAAGGTCTTTCCGCAGCCATTGTTACAACTACTTATGATGAGCAACAAACTACTACAAATAGGGCACATTTAAGCGTGTCCTGATAGAATACACAACTGCCCTTTTTATTAATCCATCGGCTTGGAAAAATACCATGCAATTTTCAGATGCTTTGCAGCGCGACATCACTGAGACCGTGCGTTTCGCGCTTGCAGAGGATATCGGTAGCGGTGACATTACAGCCCAACTTATCCCCGCCAACCACACCGCGACCGCACGCATTATTACCCGCGAAGCCGCCGTTATTTGCGGCGTTAATTGGGTCAACGAAGTTTTTCAACAGATTGATAACTCGGTCACAATTACCTGGCATATCGCAGACGGCGACTATGTTGCCGCCAACAGTATTTTATTTGAGTTAAACGGCCCGGCTCGCTCGCTGTTGACTGGCGAGCGCACCGCCCTAAATTTCCTACAATTACTGTCGGGTACGGCCACCCTCTGCAAGCAATACTCAGATTTGGTCGCTCACACCAAAGTAAGGTTGTTGGATACTCGAAAAACCATACCGGGATTGCGAACAGCACAAAAGTACGCGGTGAGCTGCGGGGGCTGCCACAATCACAGAATTGGCTTATATGACGCCTTTCTAATTAAAGAGAATCACATTGCCGCCTGCGGTGGTATCGGTGCAGCGATTGCTACAGCTAGAGATATTGCGCCACTAAAACCCATAGAAGTTGAAGTAGAGAGTCTCACTGAACTAGAGATTGCACTGAATAGCGACGCCGACATTATTATGCTCGACAACTTCAGTCTCGACGATATGCGTGAAGGTGTAGCCATCACTGCAGGCCGCGCTAAGTTGGAAGCCTCCGGCAATGTTAGCACCCAAACATTAGCGGCAATCGCAGAAACCGGTGTCGATTTTATTTCAATTGGCGCACTAACAAAACATGCCCAAGCCATAGATCTGTCTATGCGCTTTATTTAAAGCGCCGCATGGCAATAGCACCGCGGCAAACCGGAAATTATCGCTACTGAGTATAGGAGACATCGGTGCTAAAAAATGTACTTAGTGATAAAGCCACCAGACTTTTCATTGTGCTCGGGGGCTTTTTTGTTGCCAATGCGATACTCGCAGAATTAGTTGGCGTTAAAATTTTCTCGCTAGAACATAGCCTCGGTATTCCCCCTCTAAATTTCAATGCATTCGGTATAGATGGACTGGCGTTTAATTTGACGACAGGGGTTTTACTGTGGCCCTTTGTGTTTGTGCTGACCGATTTGATTAACGAATACTATGGCAAACGCGGGGTTCGCTTACTCTCGTATTTAACATCGGGGCTCATCATATATGCCTTCGCCATGGTCTTTATTGGCATACACCTCACACCTGCCGACTTCTGGCCCCAATCTCATATCAACCCAAGCCTGCCTTTAGAGGAGCAAGCGGCACTGCGCAGCCAAGTTGGCGATTACAACGCCGCCTTTAAGTTAGTCTTTGGCCAGGGCCTCTGGATTATCATCGGCTCATTGATTGCTTTCCTCATTGGCCAAATTATTGATATCACCGTCTTTCAGCGCGTGAAGCAAATCACCGGCGAAGGCATGATATGGCTGCGGGCAACCGGTTCCACCCTAATCAGCCAATTCATTGATAGCTTTGTGGTGTTGTTTATTGCCTTTTACATTGGTGCCGACTGGAGCCTACAGCTGGTGCTGGCCATTGGTGTGGTAAATTATATTTATAAGTTTCTAATGGCAATATTACTGACGCCACTGCTGTACGCAGTGCACTACGTCATTGAAAGATACCTAGGCGCTGAAAAGGCCGCGGCAATGAAACATGAGGCGATGTTAGAACCGTAGAACGCGGATACTCTTGTTAACTCGTGATGTGCCCCGCCTGAGGCCGCAAGACAATATCTTCCACCACCACATTGCGGTCCATGCGATAGATATCTAAAAAGGCGCGAGCCACATCTTCAGCGGGCATTAACTGCGCCTTAGCAACACCAGATGCCTGCCAAGATGGCGAGTACGTCGGCCCCGGAGAAACACATGAAACGCGAATACCTTTGCCTCGTACTTCTTCGCGCAGTGCTTTCGTAAACCCGCTCACCGCATGTTTAGCCGCACAATAGGCTGACACGCCAGCATAGCCTTCAAAGCCAGCAGTTGATGACATATTAAAAATATCACCCGACTGCCGCGCTAACATGCTTGGCAATACCATTCGGCTCAATAGAAATGTACTGCGCACGTTTACCGCAATAACATGGTCGAAATCTGCTGCCGTCATATCCTGAATAGCCGCGCCATGCCAACTACCGGCATTATTAATCAACACCGCGACGTCGCCCATATCGCGCTGCAATGCCAGTGAAAAATCGTTTACTTGCTGCTCATCGCTAACATCAACCGCGTAGCACCGCACCTCAGCGGCAGCGCCGCAATTGCCTGCCACCTGCTCCAGTGCGGTCTTATTTCTCGCCACCAAGGCCAAGCGCAGCGGAAAACCTGCGTTTGCAAAACACACGGCAATGGCGGCACCAATGCCTTGAGAGGCCCCACTGATAACAAAGAGAGGCGCTAAAGATTGTGCAGACATAGGACCTCACAAAATAGTTCAGGCACGTCACGTAGCCGAAAATTGTATGCCTAGCAACGCTAGGCATATTCAATAGATCAAACATCAAAAGCAATACGAGATTTCTAGGAGGAGATACTGGCACCTACAAGCCAAAGCCGATCACGCGCATTAGTATCGCTACTAAATCGACACTACATCGACTTTAACAAGCTAAAGTCGACTTGCTTGTCAGCATGGTAAGAAGAGCGAACCAGCGGACCGCTGGCAACGCTTTTAAAACCAAGTTCGTTGGCAATTCGGCCAAACTCGTCGAACTCTTCCGGCGTCACAAAGCGCTCAACCGCCAAATGATCACGGCTGGGTTGCAAATATTGGCCCATGGTAATCATGTCGATATCATGGGCACGCATATCTTTCATTACTTGGATCAGCTCTTCCGCGGTTTCGCCCAAGCCCAACATCAGACCAGATTTGGTCAATACATCAGGACGCCGCTCTTTGTATTTTTTAAGCAAATCTAAAGACCACTGGTAATCCGAGCCAGGGCGTATTTTTTTATACAGACTCGGTACCGACTCAAGATTGTGATTAAACACGTCAGGCGCTTCTTTCTCTAAAATATCTAGCGCCACATCCATTCGGCCACGAAAATCTGGCACCAAAATTTCAATCCGAACCTCAGGACTGAGGGCGCGGGTTTCACGAATGCAGTCGGCAAAATGCTGGGCGCCGCCGTCGCGTAAATCATCGCGGTCCACAGATGTCACCACCACATATTTTAATTTCATTTCGGCGATGGCTTCAGCGAGCTCGCGCGGCTCGTTCTCTGCTAAGGCATTGGGACGACCGTGAGCGACATCGCAAAAGGGACAGCGACGGGTACAAATTTCGCCCATAATCATGAAGGTGGCGGTACCCGCGCTAAAACACTCGCCCAAATTTGGGCAGGCAGCCTCTTCGCATACCGAGGCCAGTTTATGTTTGCGAAGGATACGTTTAATCCGACCCACTTCAGGACCGGTCGACATTTTGACGCGTATCCAAGATGGCTTAGTGGGCAATTCAATCGTCGGAATCACTTTAATCGGAATACGTGCTACTTTCTCCGCACCACGCAATTTCTCACCCTGAACCACTTTTTTAGCAGCGGCCTTCGATACCAGGCCTACGGCGCTGTCAGTTTCTGATTTCATAAAACCCCTGATGCGTCGGGCAAGCAGTGCTCGCTCACTTCCCGACGGTGTAAATAGCCTAATAAATTAGCCAACTCTGCCCCAAGTCTATCGGCAAGTTCATTCTGCGACTGCGGCTCCGCCGCGCTTTGACGGCGAATATCAGTCACTTCCATGCCCTGATGGCCGCAGGGATTGATGCGCTGAAACACGCTGAGGTCCATATCAATATTCAAACTCAGACCGTGGAAAGTGCTAC
This portion of the Zhongshania sp. R06B22 genome encodes:
- the lipA gene encoding lipoyl synthase, with amino-acid sequence MKSETDSAVGLVSKAAAKKVVQGEKLRGAEKVARIPIKVIPTIELPTKPSWIRVKMSTGPEVGRIKRILRKHKLASVCEEAACPNLGECFSAGTATFMIMGEICTRRCPFCDVAHGRPNALAENEPRELAEAIAEMKLKYVVVTSVDRDDLRDGGAQHFADCIRETRALSPEVRIEILVPDFRGRMDVALDILEKEAPDVFNHNLESVPSLYKKIRPGSDYQWSLDLLKKYKERRPDVLTKSGLMLGLGETAEELIQVMKDMRAHDIDMITMGQYLQPSRDHLAVERFVTPEEFDEFGRIANELGFKSVASGPLVRSSYHADKQVDFSLLKSM
- the nadC gene encoding carboxylating nicotinate-nucleotide diphosphorylase, whose protein sequence is MQFSDALQRDITETVRFALAEDIGSGDITAQLIPANHTATARIITREAAVICGVNWVNEVFQQIDNSVTITWHIADGDYVAANSILFELNGPARSLLTGERTALNFLQLLSGTATLCKQYSDLVAHTKVRLLDTRKTIPGLRTAQKYAVSCGGCHNHRIGLYDAFLIKENHIAACGGIGAAIATARDIAPLKPIEVEVESLTELEIALNSDADIIMLDNFSLDDMREGVAITAGRAKLEASGNVSTQTLAAIAETGVDFISIGALTKHAQAIDLSMRFI
- a CDS encoding queuosine precursor transporter; translated protein: MLKNVLSDKATRLFIVLGGFFVANAILAELVGVKIFSLEHSLGIPPLNFNAFGIDGLAFNLTTGVLLWPFVFVLTDLINEYYGKRGVRLLSYLTSGLIIYAFAMVFIGIHLTPADFWPQSHINPSLPLEEQAALRSQVGDYNAAFKLVFGQGLWIIIGSLIAFLIGQIIDITVFQRVKQITGEGMIWLRATGSTLISQFIDSFVVLFIAFYIGADWSLQLVLAIGVVNYIYKFLMAILLTPLLYAVHYVIERYLGAEKAAAMKHEAMLEP
- a CDS encoding SDR family oxidoreductase, yielding MSAQSLAPLFVISGASQGIGAAIAVCFANAGFPLRLALVARNKTALEQVAGNCGAAAEVRCYAVDVSDEQQVNDFSLALQRDMGDVAVLINNAGSWHGAAIQDMTAADFDHVIAVNVRSTFLLSRMVLPSMLARQSGDIFNMSSTAGFEGYAGVSAYCAAKHAVSGFTKALREEVRGKGIRVSCVSPGPTYSPSWQASGVAKAQLMPAEDVARAFLDIYRMDRNVVVEDIVLRPQAGHITS